A single region of the Aptenodytes patagonicus chromosome 7, bAptPat1.pri.cur, whole genome shotgun sequence genome encodes:
- the DNAL1 gene encoding dynein axonemal light chain 1 isoform X3 translates to MGLSLWQRISMVARCGCLRARPPAPTCQWRCACAGGGCAVATGALTVATAMAKATTIKEALAKWEEKNGQKASEAKEVKLYGQIPPVERMDESLSTLVNCEKLSLSTNCIERIANLNSLKNLRILSLGRNNIKNLNGLEAVADTLEELWISYNFIEKLRGIRVMKKLKVLYMSNNLVKDWGNPLQEKYASDQKNNWIEEATKRVPKLKKLDGILVIKQEEDEEGAN, encoded by the exons ATGGGACTGTCTCTGTGGCAGCGCATCTCTATGGTCGCCAGGTGTGGTTGCCTTCGtgctcgcccccccgccccgacgTGTCAGTGGCGCTGCGCATGCGCGGGAGGCGGCTGTGCCGTAGCAACCGGAGCGTTAACGGTAGCAACGGCAATG gcAAAAGCAACAACTATCAAAGAAGCTCTAGCCAAATGG gaagaaaaaaatggccaGAAGGCTTCAGAGGCAAAGGAGGTGAAACTGTACGGTCAGATTCCTCCTGTAGAGAGGATGGATGAATCTCTCTCCACGCTTGTTAACTGCGA gaaactgtCGCTGTCTACAAACTGCATTGAAAGAATCGCCAACTTGAACAGCCTAA AAAATTTGAGGATTCTCTCTTTGGGAAGAAATAACATAAAGAACTTGAATGGATTG GAGGCAGTTGCAGATACTTTAGAGGAGCTGTGGATCTCATACAACTTCATTGAGAAACTGAGGGGTATCCGTGTAATGAAGAAGCTGAAGGTTCTTTATATGTCAAATAATTTGGTGAAAGACTGGG GCAATCCACTACAAGAGAAGTACGCCTCTGATCAGAAGAACAATTGGATTGAAGAAGCAACCAAACGGGTACCCAAGCTGAAAAAGCTGGATG gTATCCTAGTTATTAAacaagaagaagatgaagaaggagCAAACTGA
- the DNAL1 gene encoding dynein axonemal light chain 1 isoform X2 has protein sequence MGLSLWQRISMVARCGCLRARPPAPTCQWRCACAGGGCAVATGALTVATAMAKATTIKEALAKWEEKNGQKASEAKEVKLYGQIPPVERMDESLSTLVNCEKLSLSTNCIERIANLNSLKNLRILSLGRNNIKNLNGLEAVADTLEELWISYNFIEKLRGIRVMKKLKVLYMSNNLVKDWEFVRLAELPLLEDLVFVGNPLQEKYASDQKNNWIEEATKRVPKLKKLDGILVIKQEEDEEGAN, from the exons ATGGGACTGTCTCTGTGGCAGCGCATCTCTATGGTCGCCAGGTGTGGTTGCCTTCGtgctcgcccccccgccccgacgTGTCAGTGGCGCTGCGCATGCGCGGGAGGCGGCTGTGCCGTAGCAACCGGAGCGTTAACGGTAGCAACGGCAATG gcAAAAGCAACAACTATCAAAGAAGCTCTAGCCAAATGG gaagaaaaaaatggccaGAAGGCTTCAGAGGCAAAGGAGGTGAAACTGTACGGTCAGATTCCTCCTGTAGAGAGGATGGATGAATCTCTCTCCACGCTTGTTAACTGCGA gaaactgtCGCTGTCTACAAACTGCATTGAAAGAATCGCCAACTTGAACAGCCTAA AAAATTTGAGGATTCTCTCTTTGGGAAGAAATAACATAAAGAACTTGAATGGATTG GAGGCAGTTGCAGATACTTTAGAGGAGCTGTGGATCTCATACAACTTCATTGAGAAACTGAGGGGTATCCGTGTAATGAAGAAGCTGAAGGTTCTTTATATGTCAAATAATTTGGTGAAAGACTGGG AGTTTGTGAGACTGGCAGAGCTGCCATTACTAGAGGATCTGGTGTTTGTAGGCAATCCACTACAAGAGAAGTACGCCTCTGATCAGAAGAACAATTGGATTGAAGAAGCAACCAAACGGGTACCCAAGCTGAAAAAGCTGGATG gTATCCTAGTTATTAAacaagaagaagatgaagaaggagCAAACTGA
- the DNAL1 gene encoding dynein axonemal light chain 1 isoform X1 — protein sequence MGLSLWQRISMVARCGCLRARPPAPTCQWRCACAGGGCAVATGALTVATAMAKATTIKEALAKWEEKNGQKASEAKEVKLYGQIPPVERMDESLSTLVNCEKLSLSTNCIERIANLNSLKNLRILSLGRNNIKNLNGLEAVADTLEELWISYNFIEKLRGIRVMKKLKVLYMSNNLVKDWAEFVRLAELPLLEDLVFVGNPLQEKYASDQKNNWIEEATKRVPKLKKLDGILVIKQEEDEEGAN from the exons ATGGGACTGTCTCTGTGGCAGCGCATCTCTATGGTCGCCAGGTGTGGTTGCCTTCGtgctcgcccccccgccccgacgTGTCAGTGGCGCTGCGCATGCGCGGGAGGCGGCTGTGCCGTAGCAACCGGAGCGTTAACGGTAGCAACGGCAATG gcAAAAGCAACAACTATCAAAGAAGCTCTAGCCAAATGG gaagaaaaaaatggccaGAAGGCTTCAGAGGCAAAGGAGGTGAAACTGTACGGTCAGATTCCTCCTGTAGAGAGGATGGATGAATCTCTCTCCACGCTTGTTAACTGCGA gaaactgtCGCTGTCTACAAACTGCATTGAAAGAATCGCCAACTTGAACAGCCTAA AAAATTTGAGGATTCTCTCTTTGGGAAGAAATAACATAAAGAACTTGAATGGATTG GAGGCAGTTGCAGATACTTTAGAGGAGCTGTGGATCTCATACAACTTCATTGAGAAACTGAGGGGTATCCGTGTAATGAAGAAGCTGAAGGTTCTTTATATGTCAAATAATTTGGTGAAAGACTGGG CAGAGTTTGTGAGACTGGCAGAGCTGCCATTACTAGAGGATCTGGTGTTTGTAGGCAATCCACTACAAGAGAAGTACGCCTCTGATCAGAAGAACAATTGGATTGAAGAAGCAACCAAACGGGTACCCAAGCTGAAAAAGCTGGATG gTATCCTAGTTATTAAacaagaagaagatgaagaaggagCAAACTGA
- the LOC143163415 gene encoding acyl-coenzyme A thioesterase 5-like — protein MWRAVAAAASAPARALCRAPPPPPRRWAVSVAVSPAASLADERVETRVAGLGPGQPVTLRAVAADERGCLFQSCAHYWADSRGELHLGTDASHGGDYTGVEPMGLFWSLAPAGMERPYQRLVPRSTGTPMKVEVLVHQGHSLPGAIPGPVVAKAEVERWFTAPGVRRIRLKEGGVRGSLFLPPGDGPFPGVIDMYGDEGGLIEFRSSLLATHGFAALSLPYFDFEDLPKVMKEFKLEYFEEAARFLRRHPKVKGPGVGVIGTGKGAELALSMITFLPEVVAAVCISGCSSNTVADLHYGEMTLPGLRFDINKVSVSDAGVFDTFEALDDPRNPANSPCTIPIEKAEGHFLLVVGEGDRMWKSSLYAELAIGRLRQHGKENFELLSYPGAGHRIDPPSTPFCQVAMDRVLGVPVLGGGESKAHAHAQEHSWGKIQEFLHLHLG, from the exons ATGTGGAgagcggtcgccgccgccgcctcggccccgGCGCGGGCCCTgtgccgcgccccgccgccgcccccgcggcggtGGGCTGTAAGCGTGGCCGTGTCCCCCGCCGCCAGCCTGGCGGACGAGCGGGTGGAGACGCGGGTggcggggctgggcccggggcagCCGGTGACCCTGCGGGCGGTGGCGGCCGATGAGCGCGGCTGCCTCTTTCAGTCGTGCGCGCACTACTGGGCGGACAGCCGCGGCGAGCTGCACCTGGGCACGGACGCCTCGCACGGCGGGGACTATACCGGCGTGGAGCCCATGGGGCTCTTCTGGAGCCTCGCCCCCGCCGGCATGGAGAGGCCATACCAGCGGCTCGTTCCCCGCAGCACCGGCACCCCGATGAAGGTGGAGGTGTTGGTCCACCAGGGCCACAGCTTGCCCGGCGCCATCCCCGGGCCGGTGGTGGCCAAGGCCGAGGTGGAGAGGTGGTTCACGGCCCCTGGCGTGCGGAGGATCCGGCTGAAGGAGGGAGGCGTAAGGGGCTCCCTCTTCCTGCCGCCGG GGGATGGCCCCTTTCCAGGAGTGATTGACATGTATGGTGACGAAGGAGGTTTGATTGAATTTAGATCCAGTCTCCTGGCTACCCATGGTTTTGCTGCTCTTTCTCTTCCATATTTTGACTTTGAAGATCTGCCTAAGGTCATGAAAGAATTCAAACTTGAGTACTTTGAGGAGGCAGCTAGATTCCTACGGCGTCACCCAAAG GTGAAAGGACCAGGAGTTGGAGTGATTGGGACTGGGAAAGGGGCAGAATTAGCACTCTCCATGATCACCTTCCTGCCAGAAGTAGTGGCTGCTGTCTGTATCTCCGGCTGTAGTTCAAACACAGTTGCAGACCTCCATTATGGTGAGATGACTCTGCCTGGGCTGCGTTTTGATATTAATAAGGTCAGTGTTTCTGACGCTGGTGTATTTGACACTTTTGAAGCTCTGGATGACCCAAGGAATCCTGCTAATTCTCCTTGCACGATCCCCATTGAAAAAGCAGAAGGTCACTTTCTCTTAGTGGTAGGGGAAGGTGATCGTATGTGGAAGAGCTCCTTATATGCAGAGCTGGCAATCGGGCGTCTACGCCAGCACGGGAAAGAAAACTTTGAACTCTTGAGTTATCCAGGAGCAGGTCACCGAATTGATCCTCCTTCTACTCCATTTTGTCAGGTAGCTATGGATCGTGTTCTGGGGGTGCCTGTTCTGGGGGGTGGAGAGAGCAAAGCACATGCCCATGCACAGGAACACTCCTGGGGAAAGATTCAGGAGTTTCTGCACTTGCATTTGGGATGA
- the LOC143163416 gene encoding acyl-coenzyme A thioesterase 1-like, producing the protein MWQLTARSPCLAGSRGWQKKLPWPRPTPAAPQHRSPARAAGTAIVRGLSSMVPSVRLSPATRSLFDEPLAIAVQGLGPRQQVTLRTSLRDEAGELFQACARYQAGDDGGLDLARCPALPGGSFSGLEPMGLLWALQPQKPFRRLVKRDVQTPFLLQLEVFEGHGDPPGRLLAQVQHERAFLRDGVRRVPVREGRIRATLFLPPGNGPFPGIIDLYGAGGGLPEYRACLLANYGFAVLALAFYGYEDLPKEMKEFHLEYFEEAVNYMLQHTQVKGPGIGLLGISKGGDLCISMASFLKGIMATTLINGSVANVGAVLRYKDITIPPLGVNAQRIKVNKSGIADIVDALNNPLEAPDHQSFIPLEKAECRFLFIVGQDDRNWKSEFFAVEGSKRLQAHGKEKPEIVCYPGAGHYIEPPFFPMCAASMHLLVGKPVVWGGEPKAHCEAQIDAWQQIQAFFCKHLTGKPSGTSSKL; encoded by the exons ATGTGGCAGCTCACTGCCCGCTCCCCGTGCCTGGCAGGCTCCCGTGGGTGGCAGAAGAAGCTGCCCTGGCCCAGGCCCACGCCTGCAGCTCCACAGCACCGCAGCCCCGCGCGGGCAGCCGGGACGGCCATTGTCCGCGGCCTCTCCTCCATGGTCCCCTCCGTCCGCCTCTCGCCCGCCACCCGCAGCCTCTTCGATGAGCCGCTGGCCATCGCCGTGCAGGGCCTCGGCCCGCGGCAGCAGGTCACGCTGCGGACATCCTTGCGGGACGAGGCAGGCGAGCTCTTCCAGGCCTGCGCCCGCTACCAGGCAGGGGACGACGGGGGGCTGGACCTCGCCCGCTGCCCCGCGCTGCCGGGAGGCAGCTTCTCCGGCCTGGAGCCCATGGGGCTGCTCTGGGCTTTGCAGCCCCAAAAGCCCTTCAGGCGGCTGGTGAAGCGGGATGTGCAgacccccttcctcctgcagctggaggtgtTTGAGGGCCATGGGGACCCCCCCGGGCGGCTCCTGGCCCAGGTGCAGCACGAGCGGGCGTTCCTGCGGGACGGGGTGCGGAGAGTCCCGGTGCGAGAGGGGAGGATCCGGGCGACGCTTTTCTTGCCCCCCG GAAATGGCCCCTTTCCGGGGATTATTGACTTGTatggagctggaggaggactCCCTGAATACAGGGCATGCCTGCTGGCCAACTATGGCTTTGCTGTGCTGGCTCTGGCTTTCTACGGCTATGAAGATCTCCCCAAAGAGATGAAGGAATTCCACCTGGAATATTTTGAAGAAGCCGTAAACTATATGTTACAACACACCCAG GTTAAAGGTCCGGGGATTGGGTTGCTTGGAATCTCGAAGGGGGGTGACCTGTGCATCTCCATGGCCTCCTTCCTAAAGGGCATCATGGCCACCACCCTTATCAACGGCTCGGTGGCAAATGTGGGCGCAGTGCTCCGCTACAAGGACATCACCATTCCACCCCTTGGTGTCAATGCACAACGCATCAAGGTCAACAAGTCTGGGATTGCTGATATTGTTGATGCACTGAACAACCCACTAGAAGCGCCTGACCACCAAAGCTTTATCCCTTTGGAGAAGGCCGAGTGTCGCTTCTTGTTCATTGTTGGCCAGGATGATCGCAACTGGAAAAGTGAATTCTTTGCAGTTGAGGGGAGCAAACGTTTGCAAGCTCATGGGAAGGAAAAGCCTGAGATAGTCTGTTATCCTGGAGCAGGGCACTACATTGAACCCCCCTTTTTCCCAATGTGTGCAGCCTCAATGCACCTGCTAGTTGGCAAACCTGTGGTGTGGGGAGGGGAGCCCAAGGCACACTGCGAGGCACAGATAGATGCTTGGCAGCAGATCCAAGCTTTCTTCTGCAAGCACCTCACGGGCAAGCCATCTGGAACATCCAGTAAGCTGTGA
- the LOC143162944 gene encoding acyl-coenzyme A thioesterase 1-like has product MVPSVHLSPATCSLFDEPLAIAVQGLGPWQQVTLRMSLWDEVGELLQACACYQAGDDAGLDLTCCPALPGGSFSGLEPMGLLWALQPQKPFRRLVKRDVQTPFLLQLEVFEGHGEPPGRLLAQVQHKRVFLRDGVRRVPVQEGRIRATLFLPPTPGEDPFPGIIDIHGYTGGLFEHRASLLANHGFVTLALAYFKYENLPQEPTELHLEYFEEAVNYMLQHPQVKGPGVGLLGYSKGADLSLSMAAFLKNITAIASLNGPVANTVIPLCYKDKTIPPLRIDEQQVKVIDSNILDCSKAFTDPFQAPGNQSLIPLEKAEAQLLFIVGQDDHVIKSEYHATEACKYLQAQGKENFQILSYPGTGHCIDPPFFPLYPIGKRLFPHKWAIWDGELGAYSKAQVHAWPQIQAFFNKYLNDN; this is encoded by the exons TGGCAGCAGGTCACGCTGCGGATGTCCTTGTGGGACGAGGTGGGCGAGCTCTTACAGGCTTGTGCCTGCTACCAGGCAGGGGACGACGCGGGGCTGGACCTCACCTGCTGCCCTGCACTGCCGGGAGGCAGCTTCTCCGGCCTGGAGCCCATGGGGCTGCTCTGGGCTTTGCAGCCCCAAAAGCCCTTCAGGCGGCTGGTGAAGCGGGATGTGCAgacccccttcctcctgcagctggaggtgtTTGAGGGCCATGGGGAGCCCCCCGGGCGGCTCCTGGCCCAGGTGCAGCACAAGCGGGTGTTCCTGCGGGACGGGGTGCGGAGAGTCCCGGTGCAAGAGGGGAGGATCCGGGCGACGCTTTTCTTGCCCC CTACTCCAGGAGAAGACCCCTTTCCAGGAATCATCGACATACATGGATACACAGGAGGTCTTTTTGAGCACAGAGCCAGCCTGCTGGCCAATCATGGCTTTGTCACACTGGCCCTGGCTTATTTCAAATATGAGAATCTGCCCCAGGAGCCAACTGAACTCCACCTGGAATATTTTGAAGAGGCGGTGAACTATATGCTGCAGCACCCACAG GTGAAGGGACCAGGGGTTGGCCTGCTCGGTTACTCCAAAGGAGCTGATCTGTCTCTCTCCATGGCCGCCTTCCTGAAGAACATCACAGCCATTGCTTCCCTCAATGGCCCTGTGGCCAATACAGTTATTCCTCTCTGTTACAAGGATAAAACCATCCCCCCTTTGCGCATCGATGAACAACAGGTCAAGGTCATTGATTCCAATATTCTTGATTGTTCTAAAGCCTTTACTGACCCCTTTCAAGCCCCTGGCAACCAAAGCCTGATCCCACTAGAGAAAGCTGAGGCACAGTTACTATTCATTGTGGGACAAGATGATCACGTTATTAAATCTGAGTATCACGCTACTGAAGCTTGCAAGTATTTGCAGGCTCAAGGGAAGGAAAATTTTCAGATTCTGTCTTACCCTGGAACAGGGCACTGCATTGaccctccctttttccctttgTACCCCATAGGAAAGCGTCTCTTTCCTCACAAGTGGGCAATTTGGGATGGGGAGCTTGGGGCTTATTCTAAAGCTCAGGTTCATGCTTGGCCACAGATCCAGGCTTTTTtcaacaaatatttaaatgacaaCTAA